A window of Saccharomyces eubayanus strain FM1318 chromosome XII, whole genome shotgun sequence contains these coding sequences:
- the NBP1 gene encoding Nbp1p produces the protein MLESVQRLWKDFFGTGNDGRKREYGSLNEIRRRSALKSKRKHIRSTGKSLLKRPRKAPVRNDQEILNSGRRRTPKRRLSRIFQTIKDVFSNDHENMNKMQNICGDMTRILKKPSQGRPSYLDTDAAKSRILRSDAFKRKLSELKYNKQRISELRNISADASCGNDANQSLYLDREMLLQRQIKKRDEKIRSLEIKLQSLQDELNYSNEKYRILENLLDSSNIDPSYTKSRRAISNLVKENDQIKPLKIDLSPSPIRRTNSLFTSSPMKTYTRDKNIPEMQPLHESISPDSPTPPHRSREIEKADETLSPISVDFSSYLS, from the coding sequence ATGCTAGAATCTGTGCAGAGACTATGGAAGGACTTTTTTGGAACAGGAAATGATGGCAGGAAACGTGAATATGGATCGCTCAATgaaataagaagaagatctgCATTAAAGAGTAAACGAAAGCATATACGGTCCACGGGAAAAAGCCTGTTAAAGAGACCGAGAAAGGCACCAGTTAGAAATGATCAGGAAATTCTTAATAGTGGAAGAAGGAGGACTCCTAAGCGGAGGCTTTCTAGGATTTTCCAGACAATCAAAGATGTTTTTTCTAATGATCATGAGAATATGAATAAGATGCAAAATATTTGTGGGGACATGacaagaattttgaagaagccTTCTCAAGGACGGCCTTCGTATTTGGATACTGATGCGGCAAAATCGAGGATTTTAAGGAGTGAtgctttcaaaagaaaattatcagagttaaaatataataagCAACGAATTAGTGAGTTGAGAAATATAAGTGCTGATGCATCATGTGGAAATGATGCGAATCAATCACTCTATTTAGATAGAGAAATGCTTTTACAACGgcaaatcaagaaaagagatgaGAAAATAAGATCTCTGGAAATTAAACTACAATCATTACAGGATGAATTAAATTACTCGAATGAGAAATATAggattttggaaaatctACTAGATTCTTCAAACATCGATCCATCATACACAAAATCTAGAAGGGCCATTTCGAATCTagtaaaggaaaatgatCAGATTAAACCTTTAAAGATTGACCTTTCACCGTCTCCAATACGAAGAACGAATTCGCTATTCACTTCAAGCCCCATGAAAACATACACAAGAGACAAAAACATACCAGAAATGCAACCACTACATGAAAGCATATCCCCTGATTCCCCAACACCACCTCATCGCTCaagagaaattgaaaaggcGGATGAAACACTTTCGCCGATCTCGGTAGATTTTTCGAGTTATTTATCGTAA
- a CDS encoding pyridoxal 5'-phosphate synthase, whose translation MELKEQIPNDLLQLIKSSKYVHVATCSSKCIPSVSLMHYIFVSSGETFHKHEYGIDSDRNDYIIFTAFEKSVKFRNVIENPNVALLFHDWITAKNLTLRKKSIHDEKCFSGQPGSAKLNDFLRDLNQNELNQVSATINGIADIVDPDSEESTYYRRLLLKANPDADIFILGEETAIIKVRIHKIKVSDMENNTSVYGQTAKLGST comes from the coding sequence ATGGAACTTAAAGAACAAATACCAAATGACCTCCTACAACTGATAAAAAGTTCCAAGTACGTCCATGTAGCGACATGTTCATCAAAGTGTATACCATCGGTTTCCTTGATGCATTATATATTCGTTTCATCAGGAGAAACTTTTCATAAACACGAGTATGGTATAGATTCAGATCGTAATGATTACATTATATTTACGGCTTTCGAAAAATCAGTAAAGTTTCGGAATGTTATAGAGAACCCAAATGTCgctttattatttcatgATTGGATTACTGCTAAAAACTTAACCCTTCGAAAGAAAAGTATACATGACGAGAAATGTTTCTCTGGACAACCAGGATCTGCAAAGTTGAACGATTTTTTACGAGATTTAAACCAAAATGAACTGAATCAAGTAAGTGCCACCATTAATGGTATTGCGGATATAGTCGACCCTGATAGTGAAGAATCCACGTACTATAGGCGGTTATTATTAAAAGCTAACCCAGATGCggatatttttattctggGCGAAGAGACTGCCATAATTAAAGTCAGAATTCACAAAATTAAAGTGTCTGATATGGAAAATAATACATCAGTTTATGGTCAAACCGCAAAACTCGGTTCAACGTAG